Proteins encoded within one genomic window of Rubripirellula tenax:
- a CDS encoding sulfatase-like hydrolase/transferase codes for MLLRCLFAAFAIGLFRFVDPLDLFGDSVANPVVDVIGWLAVLFSFGAVADIGPERWRRLLRAVASIACLILPCVFVFDAVLFRWMGDHIWSWSVWRVVTDLREGLLQYASWNVAQGVAIPTALSAVYVIAATAAMRFQRPRSLAWKPWLAIVAAGWFAAILFTPKFEKAVVVATKMPPVTSDWDFRSAIANREQDYRLLVGQRDVIAPPNDRDVLIVVVESFRHELITAEGTPNLWRLAQEGIWCRQHYSGGNATNHGMFSLVSGLEAVWYDHPIRYSPAMNRLFRSAGYELGFFAGHDDWRTFRMDGYISDEQFDRFEIEPHDGLASDRRATMGAARFLDRKSEETRPPRLAMLYLYATHATYDSYPDDRRFTPAADDRFTIPFKPDDVPRVWNRYRNAAMTADRMIGALVGTSVGDDRSMQKRIVMVTGDHGESFLEDGTIGHGTKLSPQQNMTPAIIWGSDVKARVIDTPTMHADLLPTLLTSVGINISQPTALDGVDLVDASDDDLRSRVFVTRDYMTHDVAIVGSEGSMQRGATVSIKSGQIHDDGGLLGQWLANRFGSP; via the coding sequence ATGTTGCTCCGATGCCTGTTCGCCGCTTTTGCCATCGGGTTGTTCCGCTTTGTCGATCCGCTTGACTTGTTTGGCGATTCGGTTGCCAACCCCGTCGTTGACGTTATCGGGTGGCTCGCTGTTCTGTTTTCGTTTGGAGCGGTAGCCGACATTGGGCCGGAGCGTTGGCGTCGTCTGCTGCGCGCCGTTGCTTCGATCGCCTGCTTGATCCTTCCATGCGTGTTTGTGTTCGACGCCGTCCTTTTTCGATGGATGGGCGATCACATCTGGTCGTGGTCGGTGTGGCGAGTCGTGACGGACCTACGCGAAGGTCTGTTGCAATATGCATCGTGGAACGTGGCACAAGGGGTCGCGATTCCCACGGCGCTTTCCGCCGTGTATGTGATCGCGGCAACCGCTGCGATGCGGTTCCAACGACCGCGGTCGCTGGCATGGAAGCCTTGGTTGGCGATCGTCGCCGCCGGGTGGTTCGCCGCGATCTTGTTCACGCCTAAATTTGAAAAGGCTGTCGTGGTGGCGACGAAGATGCCACCGGTTACCAGCGATTGGGATTTCCGATCGGCGATCGCCAACCGTGAACAAGACTATCGCTTGCTGGTCGGCCAGCGCGACGTGATCGCGCCGCCGAATGATCGGGATGTGTTGATCGTGGTCGTCGAATCGTTTCGACATGAATTGATCACTGCCGAAGGGACGCCGAACTTGTGGCGGTTGGCCCAGGAAGGAATCTGGTGTCGCCAGCACTATTCGGGCGGTAACGCAACAAACCATGGCATGTTCAGCCTCGTCAGCGGACTGGAGGCGGTTTGGTACGACCATCCGATTCGATATTCACCGGCCATGAATCGACTGTTTCGCAGTGCCGGCTATGAGTTGGGTTTCTTTGCCGGACACGATGATTGGCGGACGTTTCGGATGGACGGCTACATCAGCGATGAGCAGTTCGATCGATTCGAAATCGAACCGCACGACGGATTGGCGTCGGACCGTCGAGCGACGATGGGGGCGGCCCGGTTTTTGGACCGCAAAAGCGAAGAAACGAGGCCGCCTCGTTTGGCGATGCTGTACCTGTACGCAACGCATGCGACCTACGACAGCTATCCGGACGACCGCCGGTTCACTCCCGCGGCCGATGATCGATTTACGATTCCGTTCAAACCGGACGATGTACCGCGAGTCTGGAACCGTTACCGAAACGCGGCAATGACAGCGGACCGAATGATCGGTGCCTTGGTCGGCACATCGGTAGGCGACGATCGGTCGATGCAGAAACGAATCGTCATGGTCACCGGCGATCACGGTGAATCGTTCTTGGAAGACGGCACAATCGGTCACGGCACAAAATTGTCACCCCAGCAGAACATGACACCCGCGATCATTTGGGGGTCGGATGTGAAGGCACGAGTGATCGACACGCCGACGATGCACGCGGACTTGTTGCCAACGCTGCTAACGAGTGTTGGCATCAACATCAGTCAGCCCACAGCGCTGGACGGCGTCGACTTGGTCGACGCATCCGACGACGATCTTCGTAGCCGAGTCTTCGTCACGCGGGACTATATGACCCATGACGTTGCAATCGTCGGAAGCGAGGGATCCATGCAACGCGGCGCAACGGTTTCGATCAAGTCGGGCCAGATTCACGACGACGGAGGTTTGCTAGGCCAATGGCTGGCGAACCGATTCGGATCGCCGTAG
- a CDS encoding DUF2461 domain-containing protein, whose protein sequence is MPESPLSPKLFRFLRELKKNNNRDWFAENKPRYENDVRGPAVELVTRLEKPLMKAAPMLCVVPKGHGGSVMRIYRDTRFGKDKTPYKTNVGISIRHQADKNIHAPGVYLHLEPGDCFIGAGSWRPASPQLAAFRNAIAQDSKAWIKARDQKAFRETFSLAGEKLKTSPRAFDKDHPMIEDLRRIDFIAIAPLAEKELCGPDAVAIIIDRIKKAKPMLSFLCDAIGVPY, encoded by the coding sequence ATGCCTGAATCGCCATTGTCGCCCAAGCTTTTTCGGTTTCTGCGCGAACTGAAAAAGAACAACAACCGCGATTGGTTCGCCGAAAACAAGCCACGGTACGAGAACGATGTGCGCGGGCCGGCGGTCGAATTGGTAACGCGGTTGGAAAAGCCGCTGATGAAGGCCGCGCCGATGTTGTGCGTTGTCCCCAAAGGGCACGGCGGCAGCGTCATGCGAATCTATCGCGACACTCGATTTGGAAAAGACAAAACGCCTTACAAGACGAACGTCGGGATCTCGATCCGCCACCAAGCCGACAAAAACATTCACGCGCCGGGTGTGTACCTGCACCTGGAACCGGGTGACTGTTTCATCGGTGCCGGTTCGTGGCGACCGGCGTCACCCCAGTTGGCGGCGTTCCGAAACGCAATCGCACAAGACTCGAAAGCATGGATCAAGGCACGCGACCAGAAAGCGTTTCGCGAAACATTTTCACTTGCCGGTGAAAAGCTGAAGACGTCGCCGCGTGCCTTTGACAAGGATCACCCCATGATCGAAGACCTGCGTCGCATCGACTTCATCGCGATCGCGCCGCTGGCTGAAAAAGAGTTGTGCGGCCCCGATGCTGTCGCCATCATCATCGACCGAATCAAGAAAGCGAAACCGATGTTGTCGTTCTTGTGCGATGCGATCGGCGTGCCCTACTGA
- the tmk gene encoding dTMP kinase, with protein MTTGLFLSLDGIDGVGKSTQIGRLADHLTSRGHDVLCVRDPGTTTVGTRVREILLDSDIVMHRRTEAMLFMASRCEMIETLIRPALAAGKTVISDRFLLSTVVYQSIGGDVPPDWLWTIGRLASGDLSPDITIVLDMPAVDAMARIDRPADRMEARGVEYLESVRQAFLKQLPHASEKTAVIDANQNADQVAQDVRTVLE; from the coding sequence ATGACGACCGGATTGTTTCTATCGCTCGACGGCATCGACGGTGTCGGCAAATCTACTCAGATCGGGCGATTAGCCGACCACTTGACGTCGCGCGGTCACGACGTGCTATGCGTGCGAGACCCCGGCACGACGACCGTCGGGACCCGGGTTCGTGAAATCTTGTTGGACTCGGACATCGTGATGCATCGGCGTACCGAAGCGATGCTGTTCATGGCCAGCCGATGTGAAATGATCGAGACGTTGATCAGGCCAGCATTGGCGGCGGGTAAGACGGTGATCTCGGACCGATTCCTGTTGTCGACCGTTGTCTATCAAAGCATCGGTGGCGACGTTCCGCCTGATTGGCTGTGGACGATCGGCCGATTGGCCAGCGGTGACTTATCGCCTGACATCACGATTGTGTTGGACATGCCGGCGGTCGACGCGATGGCAAGGATCGACCGACCAGCGGACCGAATGGAAGCCCGCGGCGTCGAGTATCTGGAATCAGTTCGGCAAGCTTTCTTGAAACAGTTGCCGCATGCCAGCGAGAAGACGGCCGTCATCGACGCCAATCAGAACGCCGATCAGGTCGCCCAAGACGTCCGCACGGTGCTGGAATAG
- a CDS encoding 50S ribosomal protein bL37 — protein sequence MAKPHRKLKKANHGARPSNAKARKLRRRKVKT from the coding sequence ATGGCAAAACCGCATCGCAAGTTGAAGAAAGCCAACCACGGCGCTCGCCCATCCAACGCAAAAGCCCGCAAACTTCGCCGCCGCAAGGTCAAGACCTAG
- a CDS encoding 3-hydroxyacyl-ACP dehydratase FabZ family protein, with amino-acid sequence MKSEFIISLDLLDVNKPIADIEAIRKLNPQRFEMEQLTAILHEDLDRNVCAAVKVVTDDEFWCRGHMPGMPLMPGVIMLESVAQLSSYFTQKFDLLGADIVGFGGVDDVRFRGIVTPGDNLILMVKLLKSRRNRMIIAAFQGVVNESIVVEGTLRGIPIPTAAVAEQLARRS; translated from the coding sequence TTGAAAAGCGAATTTATCATCAGTCTCGACTTACTGGATGTGAACAAGCCGATCGCCGATATCGAGGCGATTCGCAAGTTGAACCCACAACGTTTCGAGATGGAACAGTTGACGGCGATCCTCCACGAGGATCTCGACCGAAACGTCTGCGCGGCGGTCAAGGTCGTCACCGATGACGAATTTTGGTGCCGTGGGCACATGCCCGGAATGCCGCTGATGCCGGGCGTCATCATGCTGGAATCGGTCGCTCAATTGTCCAGTTACTTCACACAGAAGTTTGATCTGCTTGGGGCTGACATCGTCGGCTTTGGCGGCGTTGATGACGTTCGCTTTCGTGGCATCGTCACGCCCGGCGACAATTTGATCCTGATGGTCAAGCTGCTCAAGTCGCGCCGCAACCGCATGATCATTGCTGCGTTTCAAGGCGTTGTGAACGAGTCGATTGTGGTCGAAGGTACCCTGCGAGGCATCCCGATCCCGACCGCGGCGGTAGCCGAACAATTGGCTCGTCGCAGCTAG
- the speA gene encoding biosynthetic arginine decarboxylase: MSLAVTPKWTTEDTAELYDIARWSDEYFHISDKGTLQVSPDRDRANSIDVKELIDRLGQRGLDLPILIRFNGILADRLKRLNDCFQEAIDDHDYQNRYRCVFPIKVNQQRDVVQQVIAHGRQYGFGVEAGSKPELMAVVAMTDPDMPIICNGFKDDEFIHMALLAQRMGRTVIPVVEKVSELDLILKHAEKLGVRPTVGMRVKLATRGTGRWQASGGYRSKFGLTVAEMLAQLDRLIELGMGDCFQLLHFHVGSQIGNIRQLKSAILEASRIYVDLYRRGAGLKYLDVGGGLGVDYDGSQTDTDSSMNYTVQEYANDVVYHVQTVCDEADVPHPTLVSESGRAIAAQHSMLVMDVLGVTAQGKLQDEPFELPEEYEQPVHDLWFSLESLTQKNIQEVFHDAQVSLDLCMNLFSGGYLPLEQRVVAENLYFAICHGIQAIGRNMGELPDELRHLDRLLSDIYFANFSLFQSMPDSWAIDQLFPIMPIHRLDEQPTRHAVLGDITCDSDGEVDGFICGGKRKKTLMLHELKPGQPYQLAVMMVGAYQEILGDLHNLFGDTHAVHVDVTDGNVKVQSIVKGDTVQEVLGYVQYETRELIDKLQEAVEDALQRGVLNNEQAGETVAFYEKSLTNYTYLSTRKA; the protein is encoded by the coding sequence ATGAGCTTAGCCGTTACTCCGAAGTGGACGACTGAAGATACCGCCGAGTTGTATGACATTGCTCGTTGGAGTGACGAGTACTTTCACATCTCCGACAAAGGCACGCTGCAGGTTTCTCCCGATCGCGACCGAGCCAACTCGATCGACGTCAAGGAGCTGATCGACCGACTCGGCCAGCGCGGACTTGATTTACCGATCTTGATCCGATTCAACGGAATTCTGGCCGACCGGTTGAAGCGGCTGAACGATTGTTTCCAAGAAGCGATCGACGACCATGATTATCAAAATCGTTACCGTTGTGTGTTCCCGATCAAGGTCAACCAACAACGCGACGTCGTTCAGCAAGTGATCGCCCACGGTCGCCAGTACGGATTCGGCGTCGAAGCGGGCAGCAAGCCTGAACTGATGGCCGTCGTAGCGATGACCGACCCCGACATGCCGATCATTTGCAACGGTTTCAAGGACGACGAATTCATCCACATGGCATTGTTGGCCCAGCGAATGGGACGGACGGTGATTCCCGTCGTTGAAAAAGTCAGCGAACTGGACCTGATCCTAAAGCACGCCGAGAAGCTGGGCGTGCGTCCGACCGTGGGGATGCGAGTCAAGTTGGCGACGCGAGGCACCGGGCGATGGCAGGCCAGCGGCGGATATCGCAGCAAATTCGGGCTGACCGTTGCCGAAATGCTGGCCCAATTGGACCGGCTGATCGAATTGGGTATGGGCGACTGTTTCCAATTGCTGCACTTTCACGTCGGCAGCCAGATCGGCAACATTCGGCAATTGAAGTCAGCGATCTTGGAAGCATCGCGAATCTACGTCGATCTGTATCGCCGCGGCGCGGGGCTGAAGTACTTGGACGTCGGCGGTGGTTTGGGTGTCGACTATGACGGATCGCAAACCGACACCGATTCCAGCATGAACTACACCGTTCAAGAGTACGCCAACGACGTCGTCTATCACGTTCAAACGGTGTGCGACGAAGCGGACGTGCCGCACCCCACGCTGGTGTCCGAAAGCGGCCGCGCGATCGCGGCCCAACACAGCATGTTGGTGATGGACGTGCTGGGCGTCACCGCCCAAGGGAAGTTGCAAGACGAACCCTTCGAGTTGCCGGAAGAGTACGAGCAACCGGTCCACGACTTGTGGTTTTCGCTTGAGAGCTTGACCCAGAAGAACATTCAAGAAGTCTTCCACGACGCGCAAGTGTCACTGGACCTTTGCATGAATCTGTTCAGTGGCGGTTATCTGCCGCTGGAGCAGCGCGTCGTCGCCGAGAATCTTTACTTTGCGATCTGTCACGGGATCCAAGCAATCGGCCGCAACATGGGCGAATTGCCGGACGAACTTCGGCACTTGGACCGGCTGTTGTCGGACATCTACTTCGCCAACTTTTCGCTGTTCCAATCGATGCCCGATTCGTGGGCGATCGATCAACTGTTCCCGATCATGCCGATCCATCGACTGGACGAACAACCGACGCGTCACGCCGTGCTGGGCGACATCACATGCGACAGTGACGGCGAGGTCGACGGGTTCATCTGTGGCGGCAAACGCAAGAAAACGCTGATGCTGCACGAACTCAAACCGGGCCAACCGTACCAGTTGGCGGTCATGATGGTCGGTGCCTACCAAGAGATTCTTGGCGACCTTCACAACCTGTTTGGCGATACGCACGCGGTGCACGTCGATGTCACCGACGGAAACGTCAAGGTGCAATCGATCGTCAAGGGTGACACCGTGCAAGAAGTCCTCGGCTACGTCCAGTACGAGACGCGCGAGTTGATCGATAAACTGCAAGAAGCCGTCGAAGACGCGCTGCAACGAGGCGTACTCAACAACGAGCAGGCCGGCGAAACGGTCGCGTTCTACGAAAAGTCGTTGACCAACTACACGTATCTATCGACGCGCAAGGCGTAG
- a CDS encoding HU family DNA-binding protein translates to MTKKDIVRTISEEVGLTQQQTKEIVQKTFDAIIESLVREQRIELRNFGVFEVKPRAARKARNPRTGEQVNVPRKYVVTFKPGKHMEAKVRELDEAEAQRVAESQDSEPSISAKPITNTPDDSSGPGGNHAPKGSESKPGGPSGRWDD, encoded by the coding sequence GTGACCAAGAAAGACATCGTGCGAACGATCTCGGAAGAGGTTGGGCTGACTCAACAACAGACGAAGGAAATTGTTCAGAAGACCTTTGACGCGATTATCGAGTCGCTGGTACGAGAACAACGAATCGAGCTGCGGAATTTCGGCGTTTTCGAGGTCAAGCCTCGGGCCGCTCGGAAGGCTCGCAACCCGCGAACCGGCGAGCAGGTCAATGTTCCACGCAAATACGTGGTGACCTTCAAACCGGGCAAGCACATGGAAGCGAAAGTCCGGGAACTTGACGAAGCGGAAGCACAACGTGTTGCCGAGTCCCAAGATTCTGAACCTTCAATTTCGGCAAAACCCATAACGAACACCCCCGACGATTCCAGCGGACCCGGTGGCAACCATGCCCCCAAAGGTTCGGAATCGAAGCCCGGCGGCCCCAGCGGTCGATGGGACGACTAA
- a CDS encoding DUF4272 domain-containing protein, translated as MIVNAYSTLREPPEIDFEHTLSLHRELDDPAMVPHLGDMMGLACDRGRREMSATVYAVMRHLERTRHHYRFEIDDDALDGLAVWGWQSNSILMTTDQSFRDPARRILVHGDTGEAEGNATVPFPIDAIDRAADTRQAMSAMGLDVPHELPPVVGVGEVTMRSDDDIGWRMLALFITAVRAESLAASKGIPAAQLKAKSPMAFEALTPLERGFIEADNPDQQSIVNFAWRYEALYTLQWAVGMHSELKFADEICDVPLVAETMVNQADREIVTSVRLRPVKQILDALDMNLRLLWAARAAAMEQRECKVKLDGGVLSERQHALNWLVRFGGVPWDEVDTPT; from the coding sequence ATGATCGTGAACGCCTACAGCACACTACGCGAACCGCCGGAAATCGATTTCGAGCACACCTTGTCGCTGCATCGAGAACTGGACGATCCGGCCATGGTGCCTCATTTGGGCGACATGATGGGATTGGCCTGCGATCGTGGCCGCCGCGAGATGTCGGCGACGGTTTATGCGGTGATGCGGCATTTGGAACGGACTCGCCACCACTACCGTTTCGAAATCGACGATGACGCCTTGGACGGACTGGCGGTCTGGGGTTGGCAATCGAATTCGATCCTGATGACGACCGACCAGTCTTTTCGCGACCCGGCACGACGAATTTTGGTCCATGGCGATACGGGCGAAGCCGAAGGCAACGCGACGGTGCCGTTCCCGATCGACGCGATCGACCGCGCCGCCGACACTCGGCAAGCGATGTCGGCGATGGGTTTGGACGTTCCGCATGAATTGCCGCCGGTCGTCGGTGTCGGCGAAGTCACGATGCGGTCGGACGACGATATCGGCTGGCGGATGCTTGCATTGTTCATCACGGCGGTTCGGGCCGAATCATTGGCCGCGAGCAAAGGCATTCCCGCGGCCCAATTGAAAGCAAAATCGCCGATGGCATTCGAGGCCCTCACCCCGCTGGAGCGAGGATTTATCGAAGCGGACAACCCCGATCAGCAATCGATCGTCAATTTTGCGTGGCGATACGAGGCGCTGTACACGTTGCAGTGGGCGGTCGGGATGCACAGCGAGCTTAAATTTGCGGACGAGATTTGCGATGTGCCTTTGGTGGCCGAAACGATGGTCAATCAAGCCGATCGCGAGATTGTGACGTCGGTTCGGTTACGGCCGGTGAAACAGATTCTGGACGCACTGGACATGAATCTGCGGCTTCTGTGGGCTGCGCGAGCGGCGGCGATGGAGCAGCGTGAATGCAAGGTCAAGCTGGACGGCGGTGTGCTGAGCGAGCGCCAACATGCACTGAATTGGTTGGTCCGATTCGGCGGCGTGCCGTGGGATGAAGTCGACACACCGACCTGA
- a CDS encoding PDZ domain-containing protein, with translation MSVWKNIFALLLAFAACSESDADDAQYQRAMASAVRAASGRVLPSVVMIEIIGTSEGGQGEVEQDAPTSGAIVDVDGDVAYVIASSIVASKPAASILVVLSDGTRETAKVVARDEHRDLVLLEIKTDKPLVGLPLDHAVKRQVGQTTIAVGRYGNKGVPLISTGILSAEGRLDGIAIQTDARVSASLYGAPLVDLYGNVLGILIPAVAEGGAESSTDWYDSGVAFAIPAEVIAQKLDRLKSGQAIKKGLLGIVAKSKDPNELNTEIAAVRIRSPAEAAGIRAGDRVLSVNGIEVKRQQGIRQVLGSFDAGEVVPVKVQRAGKTIEMQVTLADTIPPLEPQRLGVIVKNNNGEPSLADVVPGSPAADSLKAGDVILKINDVVIDNADTLRRQLISAQPDEPLSLTYQRGEATEQASVVPQTIGGVIDESVPASWRREKVDPWPTTEIKLPEAANTAFYVAPKSDDGSWTDMGLLVLLLGPGDGNPEATADDWKQAAQTAGVVVCVVAPEDSSKWQPKELEVVASFAAAMTKKAAINPVAVAVASVGGVHGNDATAADSMALAAAISQSKTFFGVAVSGETRPPAVRLRENEPSASLQVMMPVENENALPTWSASIKSAGYPVVLGGKIKRLGLLDWVRLLQAI, from the coding sequence ATGAGTGTGTGGAAAAATATTTTCGCGTTGTTGCTGGCGTTCGCTGCGTGCAGTGAATCCGATGCCGACGATGCCCAGTACCAGCGGGCGATGGCGTCGGCGGTTCGCGCGGCGTCCGGGCGTGTGCTGCCTTCGGTGGTGATGATCGAAATCATCGGGACCAGCGAGGGCGGGCAAGGCGAAGTCGAACAAGACGCCCCGACGTCGGGGGCAATCGTCGATGTCGATGGCGACGTTGCGTACGTGATCGCGTCCAGCATCGTGGCATCGAAACCGGCCGCCAGCATCTTGGTGGTCCTTTCCGATGGCACGCGAGAAACGGCAAAGGTGGTCGCGCGGGATGAGCATCGTGATTTGGTGCTGTTAGAAATCAAAACCGACAAGCCCTTGGTTGGGTTGCCGTTGGATCATGCTGTGAAAAGGCAGGTCGGGCAGACCACGATTGCGGTCGGGCGCTACGGAAACAAGGGCGTGCCGTTGATCAGCACCGGAATTCTTAGCGCGGAAGGTCGATTGGACGGGATCGCGATCCAAACGGACGCTCGCGTTTCAGCGTCGCTATACGGTGCTCCGTTGGTCGACTTGTACGGTAACGTTTTGGGCATTTTGATTCCGGCGGTGGCCGAAGGTGGTGCCGAGAGTTCGACCGACTGGTACGACTCGGGCGTTGCGTTTGCGATTCCCGCCGAAGTGATTGCCCAGAAATTGGATCGATTGAAATCGGGGCAAGCCATCAAGAAAGGGCTGCTTGGTATCGTTGCCAAAAGCAAAGACCCCAACGAATTGAATACCGAGATTGCGGCAGTGCGAATTCGGTCGCCCGCCGAGGCGGCCGGCATCCGCGCCGGCGACCGAGTCCTTTCGGTCAACGGTATCGAAGTGAAACGTCAGCAAGGGATTCGTCAGGTCCTGGGCAGCTTTGATGCCGGCGAGGTGGTCCCGGTAAAGGTCCAGCGCGCGGGCAAGACGATCGAAATGCAAGTGACGCTGGCGGACACGATTCCGCCGCTGGAGCCGCAACGATTGGGCGTGATCGTTAAAAACAATAATGGCGAGCCGTCGTTGGCGGACGTGGTTCCCGGTTCACCGGCCGCCGATTCGTTGAAAGCGGGTGACGTGATTTTGAAGATCAACGATGTTGTGATCGACAATGCCGACACGTTGCGTCGCCAATTGATTTCGGCCCAGCCCGACGAGCCGCTGTCGTTGACATACCAACGTGGCGAAGCGACCGAGCAAGCGTCCGTGGTGCCACAAACGATCGGTGGTGTTATCGACGAAAGCGTGCCTGCATCTTGGCGACGGGAAAAAGTCGATCCGTGGCCGACGACCGAGATCAAATTGCCGGAAGCTGCCAACACCGCTTTTTATGTGGCGCCAAAGTCGGACGATGGATCGTGGACGGATATGGGATTGTTGGTTCTGTTGCTCGGACCGGGCGACGGAAACCCAGAAGCGACTGCCGATGATTGGAAACAGGCGGCACAGACCGCTGGCGTGGTCGTCTGTGTGGTCGCCCCCGAAGACTCGTCCAAATGGCAACCCAAAGAGTTGGAAGTGGTCGCAAGTTTTGCCGCCGCAATGACGAAGAAGGCTGCCATCAACCCGGTCGCGGTTGCGGTTGCCTCGGTCGGCGGCGTTCACGGCAACGACGCAACGGCTGCGGATTCGATGGCGCTGGCCGCCGCGATCTCGCAAAGTAAAACGTTCTTTGGCGTTGCCGTGTCGGGTGAGACTCGCCCGCCCGCGGTGCGACTTCGCGAGAACGAGCCGTCGGCTTCGTTGCAGGTGATGATGCCGGTCGAAAACGAAAATGCGTTACCGACTTGGTCCGCATCGATCAAATCGGCCGGCTATCCGGTCGTGTTGGGCGGCAAGATCAAACGGCTCGGATTGCTGGATTGGGTTCGGCTGCTGCAGGCGATCTGA
- a CDS encoding S1C family serine protease: MAQVSQLAQVPQLAQGSLGVWSRDAQRRVVKVYGAGGLKGLEAYQSGFLVSPDGHIATAWSYVLDVEPIVQLDDGRRFESKIVGFEPSLELAVLKIEASELPYFKVESETSVQWGDPVIAISNLFNIATGDEPASVMQGSVASVTQLDARRGTFKTPYQGDVLILDLIANNPGAAGGAVVDADGQLVGMLGKELRDSATGVWLNYAMPAASLRSTIGDIIAGRRTSAPPEKTPILERGKSHDFVTMGVVMVPDVLETTPAFIDEVRETSAAARAGLRPDDLILLVNGTRVESQRGLLRWLRTIDRRDDLNLTVQRDSEILNLVLRP, translated from the coding sequence ATGGCGCAGGTGTCTCAGTTGGCACAGGTGCCTCAGCTAGCCCAAGGGTCCCTTGGCGTTTGGTCGCGTGATGCTCAGCGACGGGTTGTGAAGGTCTATGGTGCCGGCGGATTGAAGGGACTCGAAGCCTACCAATCGGGTTTTTTAGTGTCGCCGGACGGGCACATCGCGACGGCTTGGAGTTACGTGCTTGACGTCGAACCCATCGTGCAACTTGACGATGGTCGTCGCTTCGAGTCGAAGATCGTCGGCTTTGAACCGTCGCTTGAGTTGGCGGTGTTGAAGATCGAAGCGTCCGAACTGCCTTACTTCAAAGTCGAATCGGAAACGTCGGTCCAGTGGGGCGACCCGGTGATTGCGATCAGCAACTTGTTCAACATTGCCACTGGCGACGAACCGGCCAGCGTGATGCAGGGCAGTGTTGCCTCGGTGACTCAATTGGACGCGCGACGCGGGACATTCAAGACTCCCTATCAGGGTGATGTTTTGATCTTGGACCTGATCGCCAACAATCCGGGTGCCGCCGGCGGCGCGGTGGTGGACGCCGACGGTCAATTGGTCGGAATGTTGGGGAAAGAACTGCGTGATTCGGCAACCGGTGTTTGGTTGAACTATGCCATGCCGGCCGCTTCGCTTCGTTCCACGATTGGTGACATCATCGCGGGTCGACGTACATCGGCTCCGCCGGAAAAGACACCGATCCTGGAACGCGGAAAATCACACGACTTTGTGACAATGGGGGTCGTGATGGTTCCCGATGTTTTGGAAACGACGCCGGCGTTCATCGATGAAGTTCGTGAAACGTCGGCTGCGGCGCGGGCGGGATTGCGCCCCGACGACTTGATCTTGTTGGTCAACGGGACGCGCGTCGAGAGCCAGCGTGGGTTGCTTCGGTGGTTGCGAACGATCGACCGACGTGACGATTTGAATCTTACTGTGCAACGTGACAGCGAAATTTTGAACTTGGTGCTGCGACCATGA